Below is a window of Planococcus rifietoensis DNA.
CAATTGCGTACAGCACTTGCCATGGGCGCTGACAAAGCGGTCTTGATCAATACAGAAGACGATGTGGAGGAAATGGACCAGTTTACGGCAGCTTACATACTGGCAGAGTACTTGAAAGATAAAGAAGCGGACTTGATCCTTGCAGGTAATGTAGCGATCGACGGCGGATCCGGCCAAGTTGGACCGCGCGTAGCCGATTTGCTTGATATCAACTACGTAACGACGATCACAAGCCTTGAAATCGAAGGCGAAACAGTGAAAATTGTTCGTGATATCGAAGGGGATGCAGAAGAGCTTGAAACTTCATTGCCTTTATTGGTCACAGCCCAGCAAGGCTTAAACGAGCCGCGCTATCCATCTCTTCCAGGAATCATGAAAGCGAAGAAAAAGCCGCTTGAAGAGCTCGAGCTCGATGATTTGGATATTGACGAGGAAGATGTAGAAGCGAAAACAGAAACAATCGAAGTTTACTTGCCGCCGAAAAAACAAGCCGGCCGCATTTTGGAAGGCGAAATTCCAAGCCAAGTTTCTGAACTGGTCAGCTTGCTTCGCTCTGAAGCGAAAGTTATATAAACGTACGCCAATCATTTATTTTCACATCTACTTAGGGGGTTAACGGACTATGTCGAAAAAAGTATTAGTATTGGGCGAAACGCGTGAAGGCGCTTTGCGCAACGTATCATTTGAAGCAATTGCCGCAGCCAAGAAAATTTCAGGCGACGGGGAAGTCGTTGCTGTCTTGCTCGGGGAAGCGGTGAGCGAGTTCGGAAACGAATTGGTCGCTTACGGCGCTGACCGTGTCATCACAGTTGAGCACCCACACTTGAAATCTTATACATCTGACGGCTACGGCCAAGCATTCATGGCAGTTGTTGACCAGGAACAGCCTGAAGCAATTGTCTTCGGCCACACTGCGGTTGGCAAGGACTTGTCGCCAAAAATCGCATCGAAATTGCAGACCGGCTTGATTTCCGATGTGACGGATATCGAAGGGGAAGGCGCAGACGCAGTCTTCATCCGCCCAATCTATTCCGGTAAAGCATTTGAAAAAGTGAAATTGAAAGAAGACGGAGTTGTCTTCATTACAGTACGCCCGAACAACATCACGCCGCTTGAGCGTGAAGAACGTTCTGGCGATGTATCGAGCTTGTCAGTCGATATTACAAACTTGCGCACGATCATCAAAAACGTCGTCCGCAAATCTGCAGAAGGCGTCGACCTTTCGGAAGCGAAAGTCATCATCGCCGGCGGACGCGGCGTCAAGAGCAAGGAAGGTTTTGAACCATTGCAGGAACTGGCTGACCTTCTCGGCGGCGCTGTCGGAGCATCACGCGGCGCATGCGATGCGGATTACTGCGATTATTCCTTGCAAATCGGACAGACAGGGAAAGTTGTTACACCTGATCTTTACATCGCAGCAGGAATTTCCGGCGCGATCCAGCACATGGCAGGAATGTCCAACTCCAAAGTCATCGTTGCGATCAATAAAGACCCGGAAGCGAATATCTTCAAAGTGGCAGACTACGGAATCGTCGGAGATCTATTCGACGTCATCCCGTTGCTCACGGAAGAATTCAAGAAAGTCATGTAATCACCACAGCCTGCATTTATGCGGGCTGTTTTTTTCTGCAACTAGAGATGAAGCGAAAGAGGCCGACTCCTACGAGCCTGAAGCGTGCCCCTGTAGCGGAATCTCCTGAACTTTAAATACATTGACGACATCAAATCCAGGCAGTTTAACGCCAACAACAGCCGGGTATGGAAGGACTAGGCAAATAAATAGCTAGCGTAAATCACGTCTGCTATAATCGAAATATAGTTTGGTTATCACTTAAGGAGGAATTATACATGGCAATCGTTAAAGGAACAGATCAGAATTTCAAACAGGAAGTTTCAGAAGGACTCGTATTGGTCGACTTTTGGGCAGCATGGTGTGGGCCTTGTAAAATGATCGCGCCAGTTCTTGAAGAACTTGATGCAGATATGGACGACAAAGTGAAAATCGTGAAATTGGATGTTGATGAAAACCAACAGACAGCTAGCGAATACGGCATCATGTCCATCCCGACACTTCTTTTGATGAAAAACGGCGAAACAGTCGATAAAGTCGTCGGCTTCCGTCCAAAAGAAGCTTTGGCTGAATTGGTTGAAAAACACGCATAATTCCAAAACCGGGTCCCATTCGTGGAACCCGGTTTTTTAAATAGGGTGATAAAATGAAAAGTCAAATGATGCAACACAAACTCGCGGTTTTACCTGACCAACCGGGCTGCTATTTGATGAAAGACCGGCAAGGGACGATTATCTATGTCGGCAAAGCGAAAGTGTTGAAAAATCGTGTGCGTTCATATTTTACAGGCAGCCACGATACGAAAACACAAAGGCTTGTCAACGAGATCGAAGACTTTGAATACATCGTCACCTCCTCGGACAAGGAAGCGCTTATCCTTGAGTTGACGCTCATCAAGAAACATGATCCAAAATACAATATCCGCCTGAAAGACAATAAGACCTATCCGTATTTGAAAATTACAGGGGAACGCCACCCGAAATTGGTCATCACGAGACAGGTCAAAAAAGATAAAGGGAAATACTTCGGCCCTTATCCGAATGCCTATGCAGCGAGCGAGACGAAAAAACTGCTGGATCGTTTATATCCGCTCCGCAAATGCCATACGATGCCGGACCGCGTTTGCCTGTATTACCATCTTGGGCAATGCCTCGCGCCTTGCGTCAAGCCGGTAGAGAAGGATACGTACCGTGAAATGATCGACGGCATCAGCCGCTTCTTAAATGGCGGCTTCCGCGAAGTGAAGCAGGAGCTGACCGAGAAGATGAGTGAAGCGGCGGAGAATCTGGAGTTCGAACGGGCGAAAGAATACCGCGACCAAATCAGCCACATCGAATCGGTAATGGAAAAACAGAAAATGGCCATGAACGATTTCACCAACCGTGACGTCTTTGCTTACGCTGTCGACAAGGGCTGGATGTGCGTGCAAGTATTTTTCGTGCGCCAAGGAAAGCTGATCGAGCGCGAAGTGTCGATGTTCCCGTTATATCGCGACCCGGAAGAAGAGTTTTTAACTTTCCTTGGCCAGTTCTATGAAAAGCCGGACCATATCAAACCGAATGAGATCCTGCTGCAAGAAGCGGAAGACGAGGAATTTCTGAAAGAATGGCTCGGCGCGAAAGTGCTTGTCCCTCAGCGCGGCAAGAAGAAAGATTTGGTGCTGCTTGCGCGCAAGAATGCGGAAATTGCCATCAAGGAGAAATTCCAATTGCTCGAGCGCCAGGAAGAACGGACGGTTGGCGCTTGCAACGAATTGGGTGAAGCGATGAACATTCACACGCCGCTACGCATTGAAGCATTCGATAACTCCCATATCCAAGGGGCGGATGCCGTGTCTGCGATGGTCGTCTTTATTGACGGCAAACCATCGAAGAAAGATTACCGGAAATACAAAACCCGCTCTGCGCAAAAGCCCGATGATTATGCGGCAATGCGTGAAGTGGTCCGCAGACGCTACAGCCGCGTGCTGAAGGATGGCTTGCCGCTGCCCGACTTGATCATCATCGATGGGGGCAAAGGCCAAATCGAATCGGCGCGCGAAATCGTTGAAGACGAACTCGGCCTCGATATCCCGATTGCTGGCCTTGCAAAAGATGCCAAGCACCAAACGTCCCAGTTGTTGTATGGCAATCCGGTTGAAATGGTGGAACTGAAGCGCACAAGTGAAGCGTTTTATTTATTGCAGCGCATTCAAGACGAAGTCCATCGCTTCGTCATCACGTTCCACCGCCAATTGCGCGGCAAGAATTCGATTCAATCTGCGCTCGACGGTTTGCAAGGCGTCGGCCCGAAACGCAAGCAGCAATTGCTCAAGCATTTCGGCTCCGTCCGGAAAATCAAGGAAGCGAACGCCGGCGAGATCCAGCAGGCCGGCATTCCTGAGAAGCTGGCCATGGAAATCGAACGGCATTTCAAAGAACAGCCGTTGCAACAAGAATAACTTCGTGGTATTGTAATAACACAATTGAATCACTTGTAAAAAGTGATGATAGAGGAGCGGACGTCAATAGTATGCATTCCGAGATTTGCAGAATCTGTGAAGGATGCCGAAAGGGACGCCCGCCGAAGTTTATGCGCACTGCTTGCGTGTATGCTGGTCCTGCATTTAAGAAATGCAGGGCTGTCAGAGTTTGACTCTGGAGGGCTATCTCACATGGACGTTTGAAATCGTACATGAGAAGAGAGGTAGCTTGCCGGGCAATCGGCGAGTTGCCTCTTTTTTGTTGAGGGCCACTTATCTTAAGTGGGAGTGGAGAGAATGACAACAATCGTAATGAAATTCGGCGGGACGTCCGTGGCGTCCCCGGAGAAAATCGTAGGCGTGGCAAGACGCGCTATCCGGGAAAAACAACAAGGCAAACGCGTCGTCATCGTCGTCTCGGCGATGGGCAAAACGACAGACACGCTGCTTGGCCTTGCGGGAGAGATTTCCGCAGAGCCGCCAAAGCGTGAAATGGACATGCTGCTCGCGACTGGTGAACAAGTGACCATTTCGCTGTTGGCGATGGCATTCAAAAAACTCGGCCATGATGCTTTGAGCTTCACAGGCTGGCAGGCAGGAATCGAAACGGAATCCGTTCCGCGGAATGCACGCATCGAAACGATCCATACGCAGCGTTTAGAGGAAGCGCTTGAACTCGGCTTGTTCTGCGTGGTCGCAGGATTCCAAGGCGTCGACAAGAACGGCAACATCACGACGCTTGGCCGCGGTGGATCCGATACGACTGCTGTGGCGCTGGCGGCTGCTTTAGGCGCTGAAAAATGCGAAATCTATACGGATGTTGACGGTGTCTACACTTCCGATCCGCGTTATGTCACAGGCGCCCGCAAACTTGAACAGATTTCATACGACGAAATGCTCGAATTAGCCAATCTCGGGGCGGGGGTTCTTCATCCGCGCGCCGTGGAATTCGCCAAGAACAACCAAGTGCCCCTTTCTGTACGGGCCAGCTACTCGGATGAACCGGGGACTATCATTCAAGAGGTGATCACTGTGGAAAAAAATCTAATTGTGCGCGGTGTGGCATTTGAAAAAGACATCGCCCGCATCACGGTCAGCTATACAAAGCCGTTCAACGGCTCGCTTGCCAATATCTTCACGACTCTGGCGGATCACTTGATCGATGTCGATATCATCGTGCAAAGCATCAGTGAGGAGTTTCCGCCGTCTGTCTCCTTCTCGATCAAAGAAGACAGCCTGGTAGAAGCCCAGCGCGTATTGTCGGAAGCACAGGAAAAAATCGGCTACAACACTATCGATATCGAAACCGGCTTGGCGAAAGTGTCGATCGTCGGATCCGGCATGGTGTCGAATCCCGGCGTCGCAGCAAAAATGTTCGATATTCTTCGCACGCAGGATGTGCCTGTGAAAATGGTCAGCACTTCCGAAATTAAAGTCTCTGTCGTCGTGCCGGCGAGTGAAATGGAACGCTCAGCAAATGCGCTTCACGATGCATATGGACTGACGCCAGCGTCTGTCAGATAAGCAAAAAGCCCAGCCAAGCTGGGCTTTTTTGCGTTCCCAAGATTTTGTGTAAAAATTCACATTTTGTTCAAATTTGAAATCATGCCATTGCAGTCCTATATAAGCTTATAAAACAGTGAAACGGATGCCTATATCTCGCCTGTTTCGAAATAAAAATATAGCTTTTCATGAATTCTTTCCTATTTAATATCCGTAAAAACCTTTACAAACCCTAGACTGGATGCGCCTAAAAAGGGTTCCTTGCCTTGACGCTCCTAGAGGGGGGGAGTACAATAAATATGTCATATTCTTGTACATGATGCTTATAGCAACGCAGAGATATTTTCCTGATATAGGAAAAATTTGCGCTGCCAACTAATGTTTTTGAGGGGGGTAAAATTTTTGGATAACAATCGTGAATTTTTAATGCGCAGGCTGCATTCTTTACTCGGGGTCATTCCAATCGGATTGTTCTTGACGCAGCATTTGATCGTCAACCATTTCGCTACGCAAGGCGTGGAAGCGTTTAACCAAGCTGCCCACTTCATGGCAAATCTTCCATTCGTCATCTTCCTGGAGATTTTCGTCATCTACTTGCCGCTCATGTATCATGCTTTCTACGGATTATACATAGCGTTCACAGCGAAAAACAACCCGGGGCATTACAGCTACATGCGCAACATCTTATTTGTTGCACAGCGTTACACCGGGATTTTCCTTGTGGTCTTTATCGCATGGCACGTGTTTGAGACAAGATTCCAAGTTGCGATTGGTGCAGCAGAGGCAGATTTCAACATGATGGAAAACATCCTGTCGAATCCGTTTATGTTCGCCTTTTACGTATTGGGTGTCCTGTCCGCAACGTTCCACTTAGCGAACGGATTGTGGTCTTTCTTTGTAACGTGGGGAATCACGGTTTCAGAGAAAGCACAGCGCTACTCAACTTACTTCACACTTCTAGTCTTTATTGTATTATCGATCATTGGTATCAGAGCATTGTTTGCATTCGTTTAAGGATGTCCCAAACATTGGTGAATTAAAAGAGGAGTGAACACTACAATGGCGAAAGGCAAAATTTCTATCGTCGGTGGGGGCCTAGCTGGCCTAATGGCAGCGATCAAAGTTGCCGAAGCAGGAGCACCTGCCGATCTATTTTCCATCGTTCCAGTTAAACGGTCTCACTCTGTGTGCGCACAGGGCGGCATTAACGGAGCGGTGAATACAAAAGGTGAAGGGGATTCCCCAGCAATTCACCTAGATGACACCGTTTACGGCGGTGACTTCCTAGCTAACCAAAAGCCGGTTAAAGCAATGGCTGATGCAGCACCTGGCATCATCCGCCTGCTTGACCGCATGGGCGTCATGTTCAACCGTACGCCTGAAGGGCTTCTTGACTTCCGCCGTTTCGGCGGCACGATGCACCACAGAACGGCATTTGCCGGCGCGACAACGGGCCAACAATTGCTATATGCATTAGATGAGCAAGTCCGCCGCTACGAAGTCGCAGGCTTGATCACAAAATATGAAGGCTGGGAATTCCTGGGCCTCGTCATCGACGACGAAGGCGTTTCGCGAGGAATCACTGCACAGAACTTGACGACAATGGAGATTAAATCGTTCCGTTCGGATGCTGTCATCATGGCAACCGGCGGACCGGGGATTATCTTCGGAAAATCCACAAACTCTGTCATCAACACAGGTTCTGCTGCATCGATCGTGTACCAGCAAGGCGCTTACTATGCGAACGGCGAATTCATCCAAATCCACCCGACAGCAATTCCTGGCGACGACAAGCTCCGCTTGATGTCAGAATCTGCGCGCGGTGAAGGCGGACGGATCTGGACGTATAAAGACGGCAAGCCTTGGTACTTCCTGGAAGAAAAATACCCAGCATACGGAAACCTGGTCCCACGTGATATCGCGACACGCGAAATCTTCGATGTGTGCGTTAACCAAAAACTCGGCATCAACGGCGAGAACATGGTGTACTTGGACCTTTCCCATAAAGATTCGAAAGAACTCGACATCAAACTGGGCGGCATCATCGAAATCTATGAGAAATTCACAGGCGACGATCCGCGTAAAGTTCCGATGAAGATTTTCCCAGCAGTCCATTATTCCATGGGCGGGTTATGGGTCGACGATCATCAGATGACGAACATCCCTGGCGTTTTGGCAGCCGGCGAATGCGATTATTCCCAGCACGGTGCGAACCGTCTCGGCGCTAACTCGCTCTTGTCAGCCATCTATGGCGGCATGGTCGCTGGACCGAATGCCCTTGAGTATGTCAAGGGCTTGGAAGTATTGGCCGAAGACTTGCCAAACGATATTTACGCGAAGCATGAAGCTGAAGAGCAGCGTAAATGGGATGAAATCTTAGCGCTTGACGGAACTGAAAATGCTTACGTCTTGCACAAAGAACTGGGCGAATGGATGACGGACAATGTGACGGTCGTTCGCTATAATGACCGCCTTGAAGAAACAGACCGTAAAATCCAGGAGCTTCTTGAACGCTTTAACCACATCAGCATGACGGATACGCAACTTTGGAGCAACCAAGGCGCAATGTTTACTCGCCAGCTGAAAAATATGCTACATTTAGCACGTGTCATCACTATCGGTGCGTTGAAACGCAACGAAAGCCGCGGCGCTCATTACAAGCCGGAATTCCCGGAACGTAATGACGAGGAGTTCTTGAAGACGACTATGGCGAAATTCAACGGTTACGATGCGCCGATCTTCCATTATGAAGAAGTCGACACTGGCTTGATCCCGCCACGCAAACGCGATTATTCCGCGAAAGCATAGCAATAAGAAGGGAGCTAATTTACCATGGGTGAAGCAGCAAAAACGGTTATTTTCGAAATCGAACGCCAGAACTCTACTGACGAAAGTTCGTACTGGGAAAAGTTCGAATTACCATATCGCGCCAACATGAACGTCATTTCCGCATTGATGGAAATTCGGCGCAACCCGGTCAACATGGACGGGAAGAAAACAACTCCAGTCAACTGGGACATGAACTGCCTTGAGGAAGTTTGTGGCGCATGTTCAATGGTCATCAACGGCAAAGCACGCCAGTCGTGTACAGCTCTTGTCGATCAGCTGGAACAGCCGATCCGCCTTCAGCCGATGAGAACATTCCCGGTCGTCCGCGACTTGATCGTAGACCGCAGCCGCATGTTCGACTCACTGAAGAAAGTCAAAGCGTGGGTGCCGATCGAC
It encodes the following:
- a CDS encoding electron transfer flavoprotein subunit beta/FixA family protein — protein: MNIYVLVKRTFDTEEKLVVSGGQIQEDGAEFIINPYDEYAIEEAITVRDAHGGEVTVVTIGDEEAEKQLRTALAMGADKAVLINTEDDVEEMDQFTAAYILAEYLKDKEADLILAGNVAIDGGSGQVGPRVADLLDINYVTTITSLEIEGETVKIVRDIEGDAEELETSLPLLVTAQQGLNEPRYPSLPGIMKAKKKPLEELELDDLDIDEEDVEAKTETIEVYLPPKKQAGRILEGEIPSQVSELVSLLRSEAKVI
- a CDS encoding electron transfer flavoprotein subunit alpha/FixB family protein: MSKKVLVLGETREGALRNVSFEAIAAAKKISGDGEVVAVLLGEAVSEFGNELVAYGADRVITVEHPHLKSYTSDGYGQAFMAVVDQEQPEAIVFGHTAVGKDLSPKIASKLQTGLISDVTDIEGEGADAVFIRPIYSGKAFEKVKLKEDGVVFITVRPNNITPLEREERSGDVSSLSVDITNLRTIIKNVVRKSAEGVDLSEAKVIIAGGRGVKSKEGFEPLQELADLLGGAVGASRGACDADYCDYSLQIGQTGKVVTPDLYIAAGISGAIQHMAGMSNSKVIVAINKDPEANIFKVADYGIVGDLFDVIPLLTEEFKKVM
- the trxA gene encoding thioredoxin, encoding MAIVKGTDQNFKQEVSEGLVLVDFWAAWCGPCKMIAPVLEELDADMDDKVKIVKLDVDENQQTASEYGIMSIPTLLLMKNGETVDKVVGFRPKEALAELVEKHA
- the uvrC gene encoding excinuclease ABC subunit UvrC yields the protein MKSQMMQHKLAVLPDQPGCYLMKDRQGTIIYVGKAKVLKNRVRSYFTGSHDTKTQRLVNEIEDFEYIVTSSDKEALILELTLIKKHDPKYNIRLKDNKTYPYLKITGERHPKLVITRQVKKDKGKYFGPYPNAYAASETKKLLDRLYPLRKCHTMPDRVCLYYHLGQCLAPCVKPVEKDTYREMIDGISRFLNGGFREVKQELTEKMSEAAENLEFERAKEYRDQISHIESVMEKQKMAMNDFTNRDVFAYAVDKGWMCVQVFFVRQGKLIEREVSMFPLYRDPEEEFLTFLGQFYEKPDHIKPNEILLQEAEDEEFLKEWLGAKVLVPQRGKKKDLVLLARKNAEIAIKEKFQLLERQEERTVGACNELGEAMNIHTPLRIEAFDNSHIQGADAVSAMVVFIDGKPSKKDYRKYKTRSAQKPDDYAAMREVVRRRYSRVLKDGLPLPDLIIIDGGKGQIESAREIVEDELGLDIPIAGLAKDAKHQTSQLLYGNPVEMVELKRTSEAFYLLQRIQDEVHRFVITFHRQLRGKNSIQSALDGLQGVGPKRKQQLLKHFGSVRKIKEANAGEIQQAGIPEKLAMEIERHFKEQPLQQE
- a CDS encoding aspartate kinase, whose protein sequence is MTTIVMKFGGTSVASPEKIVGVARRAIREKQQGKRVVIVVSAMGKTTDTLLGLAGEISAEPPKREMDMLLATGEQVTISLLAMAFKKLGHDALSFTGWQAGIETESVPRNARIETIHTQRLEEALELGLFCVVAGFQGVDKNGNITTLGRGGSDTTAVALAAALGAEKCEIYTDVDGVYTSDPRYVTGARKLEQISYDEMLELANLGAGVLHPRAVEFAKNNQVPLSVRASYSDEPGTIIQEVITVEKNLIVRGVAFEKDIARITVSYTKPFNGSLANIFTTLADHLIDVDIIVQSISEEFPPSVSFSIKEDSLVEAQRVLSEAQEKIGYNTIDIETGLAKVSIVGSGMVSNPGVAAKMFDILRTQDVPVKMVSTSEIKVSVVVPASEMERSANALHDAYGLTPASVR
- a CDS encoding succinate dehydrogenase cytochrome b558 subunit — translated: MDNNREFLMRRLHSLLGVIPIGLFLTQHLIVNHFATQGVEAFNQAAHFMANLPFVIFLEIFVIYLPLMYHAFYGLYIAFTAKNNPGHYSYMRNILFVAQRYTGIFLVVFIAWHVFETRFQVAIGAAEADFNMMENILSNPFMFAFYVLGVLSATFHLANGLWSFFVTWGITVSEKAQRYSTYFTLLVFIVLSIIGIRALFAFV
- the sdhA gene encoding succinate dehydrogenase flavoprotein subunit, whose product is MAKGKISIVGGGLAGLMAAIKVAEAGAPADLFSIVPVKRSHSVCAQGGINGAVNTKGEGDSPAIHLDDTVYGGDFLANQKPVKAMADAAPGIIRLLDRMGVMFNRTPEGLLDFRRFGGTMHHRTAFAGATTGQQLLYALDEQVRRYEVAGLITKYEGWEFLGLVIDDEGVSRGITAQNLTTMEIKSFRSDAVIMATGGPGIIFGKSTNSVINTGSAASIVYQQGAYYANGEFIQIHPTAIPGDDKLRLMSESARGEGGRIWTYKDGKPWYFLEEKYPAYGNLVPRDIATREIFDVCVNQKLGINGENMVYLDLSHKDSKELDIKLGGIIEIYEKFTGDDPRKVPMKIFPAVHYSMGGLWVDDHQMTNIPGVLAAGECDYSQHGANRLGANSLLSAIYGGMVAGPNALEYVKGLEVLAEDLPNDIYAKHEAEEQRKWDEILALDGTENAYVLHKELGEWMTDNVTVVRYNDRLEETDRKIQELLERFNHISMTDTQLWSNQGAMFTRQLKNMLHLARVITIGALKRNESRGAHYKPEFPERNDEEFLKTTMAKFNGYDAPIFHYEEVDTGLIPPRKRDYSAKA
- the sdhB gene encoding succinate dehydrogenase iron-sulfur subunit, whose translation is MGEAAKTVIFEIERQNSTDESSYWEKFELPYRANMNVISALMEIRRNPVNMDGKKTTPVNWDMNCLEEVCGACSMVINGKARQSCTALVDQLEQPIRLQPMRTFPVVRDLIVDRSRMFDSLKKVKAWVPIDGTHDLGEGPRMPERKRQWAYELSKCMTCGVCLEACPNVNDKSDFIGAAPLSQVRLMNAHPTGSMNRDERLNAIMGEGGLADCGNSQNCVESCPKGIPLTTSIAALNRDVSIQMFRNFFGSDHMVD